The Deltaproteobacteria bacterium genome has a window encoding:
- a CDS encoding PilZ domain-containing protein, with protein sequence MNLFFAPDPAQLSAIAEFWLLQARSPFDDVGQNFGRSNLSSTTLLIIGGVVGAIVAIGLVSYVLNRFVFKKTPLIFGRIVDPGEMNDILSTAMNLRSRIEMAFYSRSGGRRHVYCSLAGLTETALRLELPANVRPDDRWIGRQVTCYFKIQLTKQNPVFYTFSTEVLTTPTSGIGLPLVDLARPMAIDLGQKRRHLRIDPPTRLIQGIMLWPVKQRADYGLEGDVNAWPQPLAKSKPGTADIVIKDISAGGIHLEFDRHVLQAWNPGKGTDCFIRLALTVPSQTKPLVFFLVGRVVNVFDDVQGGVLSTGIQFTHQGRRPDPERPVLAWSEVSSEDGLGELGNWVLRRHLELYREKGLT encoded by the coding sequence GTCGGCCATCGCTGAATTCTGGCTCCTCCAGGCCAGATCGCCCTTCGACGATGTCGGCCAGAATTTCGGCCGCTCGAATCTGTCTTCGACCACCCTGCTCATCATTGGCGGTGTCGTCGGGGCCATCGTGGCCATCGGCCTCGTCTCCTACGTGCTCAATCGGTTCGTCTTCAAAAAGACCCCTTTGATCTTCGGCCGAATCGTCGACCCCGGAGAAATGAACGACATCCTGAGCACGGCCATGAATCTCCGCAGCCGGATCGAAATGGCCTTCTACTCGCGCAGCGGTGGCCGGAGACACGTCTACTGCTCCCTGGCCGGTCTGACCGAAACCGCCCTTCGACTCGAACTTCCCGCCAATGTCAGACCGGACGACCGCTGGATCGGACGGCAGGTGACCTGCTACTTCAAAATCCAACTGACCAAGCAGAACCCGGTGTTCTACACCTTCAGCACCGAAGTCCTGACGACACCGACCTCGGGGATCGGCCTCCCCCTGGTCGATCTGGCCAGGCCCATGGCCATCGATCTGGGCCAAAAACGTCGCCACCTCCGCATCGATCCTCCAACCCGCCTCATCCAGGGCATCATGCTCTGGCCGGTCAAACAACGTGCAGACTATGGATTGGAAGGAGACGTCAATGCCTGGCCCCAGCCCCTGGCCAAATCCAAGCCGGGAACGGCGGACATCGTGATCAAGGACATCTCGGCCGGAGGAATCCATCTCGAATTCGACCGGCACGTCCTGCAGGCCTGGAATCCCGGCAAGGGAACCGACTGCTTCATCCGCCTGGCCCTCACAGTGCCCAGCCAGACCAAACCCCTTGTTTTTTTTCTGGTCGGCCGGGTGGTCAACGTCTTTGACGACGTCCAGGGCGGTGTTCTGTCCACGGGCATCCAGTTCACTCATCAAGGCCGCCGTCCTGATCCCGAACGACCCGTTTTGGCCTGGTCCGAGGTTTCCTCCGAGGACGGTCTGGGAGAACTCGGGAACTGGGTTCTCCGCCGCCACT